The following proteins are co-located in the Silene latifolia isolate original U9 population chromosome 1, ASM4854445v1, whole genome shotgun sequence genome:
- the LOC141600996 gene encoding NAP1-related protein 2-like — protein sequence MVAEPKDKKLKANDEETTEIDGDLVLSIEKLQEIQDELEKINEKASDEVLEVEKKYNEIRKPVYDKRNEIVKAIPDFWLTAFLSHPALSELLTDEDHKIFKHLTSIEVEDSKDVKSGYSISFNFSTNPYFENSKLTKTFTFLDEGTTNVSATSIKWKEGMGIPNGVENDKKGNKRTLLEESFFTWFSEIPQSDDEINDEVAEIIKEDLWPNPLTYFNNDADEEEFDGDEDGEEQGGSDEDDDEEEGEDDE from the exons ATGGTTGCCGAACCCAAAGACAAGAAATTGAAGGCCAACGACGAAGAAACCACCGAGATCGATGGTGACCTTGTTCTCTCTATTGAAAAACTTCAGGAAATCCAGGATGAACTCGAAAAG ATTAATGAAAAGGCAAGCGATGAAGTTCTGGAAGTAGAAAAGAagtataatgagatacgtaagcCGGTTTATGACAAGCGAAATGAGATCGTAAAGGCCATTCCTGACTTCTGGTTGACTGCT TTTCTTAGTCATCCTGCTCTTAGTGAACTCTTGACTGatgaagatcacaag ATTTTCAAGCACTTAACTTCTATTGAGGTGGAGGATTCTAAGGACGTGAAATCAGGATACTCTATTAGTTTT AACTTCAGTACGAATCCTTATTTTGAAAACTCAAAACTCACCAAGACCTTCACCTTCCTCGATGAAGGAACTACAAACGTCTCAGCTACTTCTATCAAGTGGAAAGAAGGCATG GGAATTCCAAATGGTGTTGAGAACGATAAGAAAGGCAACAAGAGAACTCTTTTGGAGGAAAG CTTCTTCACCTGGTTCAGTGAAATACCACAAAGCGATGATGAAATCAATGATGAG GTTGCGGAAATTATCAAGGAGGATCTATGGCCCAACCCGCTGACATACTTCAATAAT GATGCTGACGAGGAGGAATTTGACGGAGACGAAGATGGAGAG GAACAAGGTGGGTCTGATGAAGACGACGATGAGGAGGAAGGGGAAGATGACGAGTAA